In Toxoplasma gondii ME49 chromosome VIII, whole genome shotgun sequence, a single genomic region encodes these proteins:
- the RON4 gene encoding rhoptry neck protein RON4 (encoded by transcript TGME49_229010~Signal peptide predicted by SignalP 2.0 HMM (probability 0.562) with cleavage site probability 0.480 at residue 26), whose translation MAIKNTLTGSGLLVLLTLACGTTVQSSPPTPAPRMYPNMNERPLSAESRLTPGTYRSELHIDLKSPQKTASQSSLAPTGDNNSKVESIIAGSDTTPRSAEGTSESPPVPQLGTPPRPAPRRSKGEGERQPPTAAPRTSRSVDTGSGSDASTEQQAGGQKVVTPIPASKGIYPSLDELRRSQESNVDAGSGTSTNEGGGTSEGPQVPQSGIPPRTGRRRAKARNRKRHPTPASRESSSEDENQPPTTASRPSNGEGESQPPTAAPRTSRSVDTGSGSDASTEQQAGGQKVVTPIPASKGIYPNLDELRQTQEGEESAPQPADVTWFSMSVPMGVVDRRVSRALKEQFFQFLQHLSADYPKQVQTVYEFLGWVADKLPENEEEVQMFIDALNTTEAMVGKAARWIFKAIPERERETIYSSFYQMFRDKLPKKFFETAEGMNPDVGQYFSAEEPVAVTPEIPAKSEEDSEAAETPTPLRRQANVAAQVLHPLPAKGVTRREWIPWPKMQNAISKAHGPLTRVPEWTPVTGSCALGDGYTDIDVTKATTDVLFRITLLILQQIRRKKTERGKLEDDQALVALCSAAGAFVDAWQHQQQALILEDPGTPKAHAQLIERLRNAGKYFMKSYDETTGESDHQQWKKNKAEVSKLGKSALMKSCVKYIKASGDVATRPFDSGTAKYPSRSLYGGIANTLETPFADSEAVAKAVHDYAKEHKKPEKLVGLCGALQISGYFKKCFSDAGRLSSVSFFHQHVDGASVLVRTLARERPIGRHALSQAICDPNISAQYFEGAFRLFSSTVSQEWEKENLFAQLASWTGKEMVLAPSLEEQAAVPPAQPAYETVYGDEEDRIYRIHVSGRHSSPQEVLYVGGIPSTVKPQQVHVLGPTVSDESRRVIHPVRHRSRTAPSSEAASAAAESSDEDPLPAENATAFLGVTPQEEESDAYKHTLDFDAVSPRKNKNKENRISAPLKQSDTLIEESTSKTSEL comes from the exons ATGGCGATAAAGAACACGTTAACTGGAAGTGGCCTTCTGGTGTTGCTGACTCTAGCATGTGGAACGACGGTGCAGTCTAGTCCGCCAACGCCTGCTCCAC GGATGTATCCGAACATGAATG AGCGTCCGCTAAGCGCTGAGAGCAGACTCACTCCTGGGACATACAGGAGTGAACTTCACATCGACCTGAAATCTCCACAGAAAACTGCTTCTCAGAGTTCTCTAGCACCTACAG GTGACAACAACAGCAAAGTGGAGAGCATCATTGCCGGGTCCGATACAACACCCAGATCAGCCGAAGGTACGTCTGAGAGCCCACCAGTACCACAACTTGGAACGCCGCCAAGACCCGCACCTCGCCGGTCGaagggcgaaggcgagagacaaccTCCTACTGCTGCTCCTCGGACTTCACGTTCGGTGGATACCGGTTCTGGGAGCGACGCCAGTACCGAACAACAAG CAGGAGGGCAGAAGGTGGTCACGCCGATCCCCGCGT CAAAGGGAATCTACCCCAGCTTGGATGAATTGCGGCGGAGCCAGGAGA GCAACGTGGATGCTGGGTCTGGTACCTCCACAAATGAGGGCGGAGGCACGTCTGAGGGCCCACAAGTGCCGCAATCTGGAATACCACCAAGGACTGGACGTCGCCGAGCCAAGGCCAGGAACAGGAAGCGACATCCCACTCCAGCATCTCGTGAGTCCAGCAGCGAAGATGAGAATCAACCTCCTACTACTGCCTCTCGCCCGTCCAATGGCGAGGGTGAGAGTCAGCCTCCTACTGCTGCTCCTCGGACTTCACGTTCGGTGGATACCGGTTCTGGGAGCGACGCCAGTACCGAACAACAAG CAGGAGGGCAGAAGGTGGTCACGCCGATCCCCGCGT CAAAGGGAATCTACCCCAACTTGGATGAACTTCGACAAACTCAGGAAG GTGAAGAATCAGCCCCTCAACCAGCTGATG TAACCTGGTTTTCAATGAGCGTGCCTATGGGTGTCGTCGATCGCCGGG TTTCTCGTGCTTTGAAAGAGCAGTTCTTTCAATTTCTTCAGCATCTATCGGCGGACTATCCCAAGCAGGTGCAGACGGTGTACGAGTTCCTCGGCTGGGTTGCTGACAAATTAccagagaacgaagaagaagttcAGATGTTTATTGACGCCCTTAACA CAACTGAAGCTATGGTGGGCAAGGCCGCCCGGTGGATCTTCAAGGCAATACCTGAACGGGAACGCGAAACCATTTACTCATCTTTCTACCAAATGTTCCGCGACAAGCTACCAAAGAAGTTCTTCGAAACCGCAGAAGGAATGAATCCGGATGTCGGTCAATATTTTAGTGCTGAGGAACCGGTTGCAGTTACTCCAGAAATTCCTGCAAAAAGTGAGGAAGACTCGGAGGCTGCAGAAACTCCCACACCTCTAAGACGTCAGGCGAATGTGGCTGCTCAAGTTCTCCATCCACTTCCCGCGAAAGGAGTCACGCGGCGTGAGTGGATTCCTTGGCCGAAAATGCAAAACGCTATCTCGAAAGCCCATG GACCTCTGACGCGGGTACCGGAGTGGACACCAGTCACGG GCAGCTGTGCTCTAGGTGATGGTTACACGGATATCGATGTGACAAAGGCGACAACGGACGTGCTGTTCCGCATCACTCTCTTAATTCTCCAGCAAAtaaggagaaagaaaacagaaagggGCAAACTGGAAGATGATCAGGCTCTCGTGGCTCTCTGCTCAGCCGCTGGGGCTTTCGTCGATGCATGGCAACATCAGCAGCAGGCACTTATCCTAGAGGACCCAGGCACACCCAAGGCGCACGCCCAATTGATTGAGCGCCTCCGCAATGCGGGAAAATACTTCATGAAATCCTACGACGAAACgactggagagagcgacCATCAACAgtggaaaaaaaacaaagcagaAGTTTCGAAGCTTGGCAAGA GTGCTCTGATGAAGTCCTGCGTGAAATACA TAAAGGCATCCGGCGATGTCGCGACTCGACCCTTCGACTCAGGAACGGCGAAATATCCCTCTCGATCACTCTATGGCGGAATCGCCAACACTCTGGAAACGCCATTTGCCGACTCTGAAGCG gtGGCGAAAGCTGTGCATGACTACGCGAAAGAGCACAAGAAGCCTGAGAAACTTGTAGGCCTCTGCGGGGCTCTCCAAATCTCAGGATACTTCAAGAAGTGCTTTTCTGACGCTGGCCGCCTCTCCTCGGTCAGTTTTTTCCACCAGCATGTTGACGGGGCCAGCGTTCTCGTCCGAACACTCGCGCGCGAAAGGCCAATCGGGAGGCATGCTCTATCCCAGGCCATCTGCGATCCGAACATCTCGGCCCAGTATTTTG AGGGCGCGTTTCGACTGTTCTCGTCTACGGTATCCCAAGAgtgggagaaagaaaacttgTTTGCCCAGCTGGCGTCCTGGACAGGAAAGGAAATGGTCCTTGCTCCGTCCCTTGAGGAGCAAGCTGCTGTTCCTCCTGCGCAGCCCGCGTACGAGACGGTTtacggagacgaggaagaccgGATCTACCGCATTCACGTTTCAGGCCGCCACTCATCGCCTCAGGAAGTGCTCTACGTGGGAGGCATTCCATCGACAGTGAAGCCTCAGCAAGTCCACGTGCTGGGGCCGACTGTCTCTGACGAATCGAGACGAGTGATCCATCCCGTTCGCCATCGGTCTCGCACAGCGCCGTCATCGGAAGCCGCAAgtgcagcagcagagagctCAGACGAAGATCCTTTACCTGCTGAAAATGCCACAGCTTTTCTCGGCGTAACACCCCAGGAGGAAGAGTCCGATGCGTATAAACACACGCTCGATTTCGATGCGGTGTCTCCACGCAAGaacaaaaacaaagagaacaGGATCTCAGCTCCGCTCAAGCAGAGCGACACTTTGATCGAAGAGAGTACCAGCAAAACTAGCGAGCTTTAA
- a CDS encoding cell-cycle-associated protein kinase CDK, putative (encoded by transcript TGME49_229020~Gene product name based on ToxoDB Community Expert Annotation. Member of a proposed apicomplexan-specific subfamily of cyclin-dependent kinase (CMGC;CDK), consisting of orthologs of Plasmodium falciparum Pfcrk-5, with a C-helix motif of SCTTLRE and a unique activation loop motif PTxC which may be phosphorylatable. (PMID:22047078).): protein MSLDDFKADLIDQVVPFRTTSVNGPSVERRLRLVERLGGGTYGDVYKAVEEEEEENDRGSARARDRPGISTAEATAEATNGEDASAKEGSEKKTKGNFYAVKYYKDETRTIMEEGISCTTVRELSAVAGCGHHPNVVRMESLFVDPLPRLARAINQQRLTWARNQQSALSSQQFSHLQEQLQKEELKPQQNFVFAAYEFCPGGDLKKLLAMHRQSAGNQESGTGSPPPLSWGLPLRHVKRLAFQLLNGLAFLHSENLCHRDLKPDNLMLTGTDPETAVLKIGDLGLCRELRYNVGDITPTVCTIYYRSLEVLLGRIQPANDRDRAKYANENGLAAHYGLGVDLWSAGCILAEMIRGTPLFKGTQEFEVLIRVTKVLGTPTEEEWTNCCRLQHYPFRNLSESHFFSEHDKRQNLNAVLQGKLDLDGLDLLARMLDYNPHRRITAAEALSHQWFTDVCFQQLDGVGVHNWYLDVLKFRLGEETFEAMERRRPYTLKTTRLSHVICQRNYKGALLQRINRVFREVGCFRDQEKIDYWKAVLAAEEAQMRRRRSRPVPSPPSSSSPVGPATTSSSPRCRVNSPLSSESAVSRSARFLCPAENTRVSGRDLNSSSVCSLASPDENCPPDLPRAQAKKSIPPLGLSAKEGDGEEAAAGPLAAKRAPAQESVGSGVRTAERAAPISTSGRVPSQTERRPASSVASGFSSEQLGAKPSMDCAPSFSLPVASRLLSAQQTSGEPRAPSLSSSSRPSSGAVGETCAGERVQGRRSGRQREGEESDFAAFSVQVAQRLLANPLSSFPMLSCRLLFEAPRETSRERKEEFHGLTTAYQGDRESRRVGDEAARGDAEMEVDEEAHSVDTLGQGPRREIKGDEKKDENEFFHPPSVGEKRRHRVSSSPSLVLPFLLGSGRENEVEKGGYTKEGSVQGDRKDEREEQREDEERRQPKRRQLAPSGVFGSSSALDLKDRADALNHQRPCLSRSGEAGAETAEGETEAGASSTSLGKQEPDSLHGNLAELAGHLRCRPTASGAMPSLEELDSSQDAAQLSFGPTVGTGAAEQEECGEYSSKALRARDSQGADSSREEMLTEKRAKGEKVQGILTRMRRSVAPSAASGSTSLSASSAANSYAAPLRDASCRGGMRRSTRVQALGGVPTAASSLSSTVRRNKAANAECPGHLSDEVRDSKDKTRRASSASGRVEMPRQEAVPSRVGRRVGEKDKKVSAFASEAKKREKSEGTGKKDALSGVSTTAGRGRRRGGCARAAGRTTGVA from the exons atGAGTCTTGATGACTTCAAAGCGGACCTCATTGACCAGGTCGTGCCGTTTCGGACGACGTCCGTCAATGGGCCTAGCGTCGAGCGCCGACTCCGGCTG GTAGAACGTCTTGGCGGAGGAACCTATGGCGATGTTTACAAAGCTgttgaggaagaggaggaagaaaacgaccgGGGTTCTGCTCGCGCTCGTGACAGGCCCGGCATATCCActgcagaggcgacagcCGAAGCAACGAACGGCGAAGACGCGTCTGCTAAGGAGGGCagtgagaagaaaacaaaggggAACTTTTACGCTGTGAAGTATTATAAAGATGAGACCCGGACGATCATGGAAGAAGGCATCAGCTGCACGACGGTCAGAGAACTTTCGGCGGTTGCG GGCTGCGGGCACCACCCGAACGTGGTGCGGATGGAGTCGCTGTTCGTGGATCCACTGCCGCGTCTGGCGCGAGCGATCAACCAGCAGCGCTTGACTTGGGCGCGAAATCAGCAGAGCGCGTTGTCCTCTCAGCAGTTTTCTCACTTGCAGGAACAGCTTCAGAAAGAGGAGCTGAAGCCGCAGCAGAACTTTGTCTTCGCGGCCTACGAGTTCTGTCCCGGCGGGGACTTGAAGAAACTTCTCGCGATGCATCGACAGTCTGCGGGAAATCAGGAGAGTGGCACAGGCTCGCCACCTCCACTCAGCTGGGGGTTGCCGCTCCGTCACGTCAAGCGACTTGCCTTCCAGCTTCTCAACggtctcgcctttcttcacAGCGAAAAT cTTTGTCATCGAGATCTCAAGCCCGACAACTTGATGTTGACGGGAACCGACCCTGAGACAGCCGTCCTGAAGATCGGGGATTTGGGTCTCTGTCGTGAGCTCCGCTACAACGTCGGGGATATCACACCCACTGTGTGCACGATCTACTATCGCTCTCTCGAGGTTCTTCTTGGCAGAATTCAACCCGCAAATGACAGAGACCGCGCCAAATACGCAAACGAA AACGGCTTGGCTGCTCATTACGGCCTCGGAGTGGACCTATGGAGTGCAGGGTGTATCCTGGCGGAAATGATTCGAGGAACTCCGCTCTTCAAAGGCACACAGGAGTTCGAGGTCCTCATCCGCGTTACGAAAGTTCTGGGAACCCccacagaggaagagtggACGAACTGCTGTCG ACTTCAGCACTACCCCTTCCGAAACCTATCTGAGAGCCACTTTTTCTCGGAGCACGACAAGCGACAGAACTTGAACGCAGTTCTCCAAGGCAAACTCGACCTCGATGGGCTCGACCTCCTCGCTCGAATGCTCGACTACAATCCGCACCGACGAATCACCGCAGCCGAAGCTCTCAGTCATCAGTG GTTTACGGACGTTTGCTTTCAACAGCTGGACGGCGTGGGCGTTCACAACTGGTATCTGGATGTGTTGAAGTTTCGTTTGGGCGAGGAAACATTCGAAGCGATGGAGCGCCGAAGGCCGTACACTCTCAAAACAACCAGACTGTCGCACGTGATCTGCCAACGGAATTACAAAGGCGCGTTGCTCCAGCGAATCAACCGTGTGTTCAGAGAGGTCGGATGCTTCCGGGATCAAGAGAAAATCGACTACTGGAAAGCAG TGCTggcggcagaagaagctcAGATGCGCCGGCGACGTTCTCGTCCtgttccttcgcctccgtcctcctcttctccagtcgGGCCGGCAacgacttcttcgtctcccagGTGTCGCGTGAACTCGCCACTTTCGAGCGAGTCTGCAGTTTCACGTTCTGCGCGTTTTCTATGTCCAGCCGAGAACACCCGCGTTTCTGGAAGGGACTTGaattcttcgtctgtctgttcgCTGGCTTCTCCCGATGAAAATTGCCCCCCTGATTTGCCCAGAGCGCAAGCGAAGAAGTCCATTCCGCCGCTCGGCCTCTCTgcgaaggaaggcgacggagaagaagccgctgCAGGGCCGCTGGCGGCGAAGCGGGCGCCCGCTCAAGAGTCCGTGGGTTCCGGTGTACGTACCGCTGAGAGGGCCGCGCCGATTTCGACGAGCGGCCGGGTGCCGAGCCAGACAGAGCGGCGACCGGCGAGTTCCGTCGCGTCAGGATTCTCTTCTGAACAGCTGGGTGCCAAGCCTTCGATGGACTGTGcaccttctttttctcttccggtCGCGTCTCGGTTGTTGAGTGCGCAACAGACCAGTGGCGAGCCCCGGGCGCCGTCGCTCTCAAGTTCTTCGCGGCCTTCGTCTGGCGCAGTTGGAGAGACTTGCGCGGGAGAACGCGTGCAAGGGCGGCGGAGCGGACGGCAGcgggagggagaggagagcgatTTTGCAGCCTTTTCTGTGCAAGTGGCCCAGCGTCTTCTTGCGAATCCTCTAAGTTCGTTTCCAATGCTATCCTGTCGCCTGCTGTTTGAGGCGCCGCGGGAGACAAGTCGCGAGCGAAAGGAAGAGTTCCATGGGCTGACTACCGCGTAccaaggagacagggagagtCGCCGGGTGGGAGACGAGGCTGCGCGGGGAGACGCGGAGATGGAGGTCGACGAGGAGGCGCACAGTGTCGATACACTCGGACAGGGGCCGCGAAGAGAGATCAAgggcgacgagaagaaggacgaaaatGAGTTCTTTCATCCCCCGTCTGTAggtgagaagaggagacaccgcgtctcttcttctccttcgctggtcctgcctttccttctcggcagcggcagagaaaacgaggtcGAAAAGGGGGGATACACGAAAGAAGGAAGTGTGCAAGGCGACCGCAAAGAtgaacgagaggaacagagagaagacgaggagcgaCGGCAGCCGAAACGGCGACAACTCGCTCCCTCAG GCGTCTtcggctcttcctccgctctcGATCTGAAAGACAGAGCAGACGCGTTGAATCACCAGCGTCCATGTTTGAGTCGGTCAGGAGAGGCCGGGGCAGAGACGGCCGAGGGCGAGACCGAGGCAGGCGCGTCCTCGACTTCGCTTGGCAAACAAGAGCCAGATTCTCTCCATGGAAATCTTGCAGAGCTTGCCGGACATCTTCGCTGCAGACCGACGGCGTCGGGAGCAATGCCTTCGCTTGAAGAGCTCGACAGCTCCCAAGACGCGGCGCAGCTTTCCTTCGGACCCACTGTGGGGACCGGCGCCGCTGAACAGGAAGAGTGTGGGGAGTATTCTAGCAAGGCATTGAGAGCGCGAGACTCACAGGGGGCCGACTCCTCGCGAGAAGAGATgttgacagagaagagagcaaaggGCGAGAAGGTGCAAGGCATTCTGACCCGAATGAGGCGGTCTGTTGCACCCTCTGCCGCTTCTGGAAGCACCTCACTTTCCGCTTCGAGTGCAGCGAACTCCTACGCGGCTCCGCTGCGAGATG CTTCGTGCCGCGGGGGCATGCGCCGCTCTACGCGGGTCCAAGCTCTGGGGGGCGTCCCAACCGcggcttcttccctttcctcgaCTGTAAGGCGAAACAAGGCggcaaatgcggagtgccCCGGCCACCTCTCTGACGAAGTGCGTGACTCGAAAGACAAGACCCGCAGAGCTTCGTCGGCTTCGGGTCGCGTGGAAATGCCTCGACAAGAGGCGGTCCCGAGTCGAGTGGGCAGAAGAGTGGGCGAAAAGGACAAGAAGGTTTCGGCGTTTGCctcggaagcgaagaagagagagaagagcgaaggaacaggaaagaaagacgcgcTCAGTGGCGTGTCGACAACGGCggggagaggacgaagacgggGGGGATGCGCGAGGGCTGCGGGACGGACCACGGGTGTCGCTTGA
- a CDS encoding hypothetical protein (encoded by transcript TGME49_229030~Predicted trans-membrane domain (TMHMM2.0):86-109:118-137) produces MAGKGKEEQAAAAPVASVPEENSASSATDEYQAEEEEEQKRLQSILSNMRRVSNLYSEMELLRVVEDYVTDCMVHLGYQEHRLFSNIRLLVATFACCIAAYASFGIPVATDGPSLKLSIAAFFGSLLVLLLVETLWVKNAIACFKDKDGDSFFIDSHIDRSSNELVLAIRQKSLYLSTASNVGRFFDSKGYLLIDTLYEELTKLLQDFENGLTDTAKKVARLRRKKNA; encoded by the exons ATGGCTGGGAAAGGCAAAGAGGAGCAGGCAGCTGCGGCTCCCGTCGCCTCAGTGCCCGAAGAGAACTCCGCCTCCAGTGCGACAGACGAGTAccaggcagaggaggaggaggaacagaagcGCCTTCAGTCTATTCTTTCAAACATGC GGCGTGTCTCCAACTTGTACAGCGAGATGGAGCTGTTGCGCGTCGTCGAAGATTACGTCACTGAC TGTATGGTGCACTTGGGCTATCAAGAGCACCGACTGTTCTCAAACATTCGTCTCCTGGTCGCCACCTTCGCTTGCTGCATAGCGGCTTACGCGTCTTTTGGAATCCCTGTCGCGACCGACGGTCCGTCTCTCAAGCTTTCGATT GCCGCGTTCTTCGGTtcgctcctcgttctcctcctcgtcgagACGCTCTGGGTGAAAAACGCGATTGCATGCTTCAAAGACAAGGAC GGCGACTCCTTCTTCATCGACAGTCACATCGATCGGAGCTCGAATGAACTCGTCCTCGCGATACGGCAGAAAAGTCTGTACCTCTCCACAGCCTCCAACGTCGGTCGGTTCTTTGACAGCAAAGg GTACTTGCTGATCGACACACTGTACGAGGAGCTCACGAAACTGCTGCAAGACTTCGAGAACGGCCTCACAGACACAGCAAAGAAGGTTGCTCGActcagaaggaagaagaacgcatga
- a CDS encoding MaoC family domain-containing protein (encoded by transcript TGME49_229140) codes for MKPEKVIRDKCVGHVLGENRTSYTTRDSIIYALGVGCSQDPLNDADLPYTYERHEDGFRVIPSFATTFPSFELLLEGLQSCPGMPEFNPMMLLHGQQKVTLFRPLEESIPRLIHRSFISDVEDKKSGALVTVTSDSKCEETGVLFCRNECKLFIRGLGNFSSAEDAKRGEDARSRDRRRKSSVSFQEPPTKVVDVKTPENLALLYRLSGDTNPLHVDRQMAAMGGFKRPILHGLCTFGIATRVIIQSVLANQPERVAAVSGRFSAAVTPGDQLRVQMWISAEEGAPGNEKAILFNVINRTRDDQVCLENGVLTVRSPGLQIAKL; via the exons ATGAAGccagagaag GTAATTCGTGACAAATGCGTCGGTCATGTTTTGGGAGAAAACCGGACCTCCTACACAACCAGAGACTCGATAATCTACGCTCTCGGTGTGGGCTGTAGTCAG GATCCGTTGAACGACGCAGACCTCCCGTACACCTATGAGCGACATGAAGACGGTTTCCGAGTTATTCCTTCCTTCGCCACCACTTTCCCCTCTTTTGAACTTTTGCTTGAGGGACTGCAAAGCTGTCCCG GGATGCCCGAGTTCAACCCCATGATGCTTCTGCATGGTCAGCAAAAAGTCACCCTCTTTCGGCCCCTGGAAGAAAGCATTCCTCGACTCATTCATCGTTCATTCATCAGCGACGTCGAAGACAAGAAA TCGGGCGCCTTGGTCACAGTCACCTCTGACAGCAAGTGTGAAGAAACCGGAGTTCTGTTCTGCCGAAACGAATGCAAATTGTTCATCCGGGGACTCG GAAATTTCTCCTCTGCGGAGGACGCAAAACGcggggaagacgcgagaagtCGAGACCGGCGCAGGAAGTCGAGTGTTTCCTTCCAAGAGCCGCCCACAAAAGTGGTAGATGTGAAGACACCCGAGAATCTCGCGCTCCTTTATCGTTTGAGTGGAGACACAAATCCCCTCCAT GTGGACCGCCAAATGGCTGCGATGGGTGGCTTCAAGCGACCCATCCTCCACGGCCTCTGCACCTTCGGCATCGCCACTCGGG TCATCATCCAGTCTGTCTTGGCAAACCAGCCTGAACGCGTCGCTGCGGTGTCTGGTCGATTCTCCGCTGCTGTCACTCCTGGCGACCAGCTCCGCGTCCAGATGTGGATTTCTGCCGAGGAAGGCGCGCCGGGGAACGAAAAGGCTATTCTCTTCAATGTCATCAATCGCACAAGAGACGACCAAGTGTGCCTCGAAAACGGCGTCCTCACAGTTCGTAGCCCCGGCCTGCAAATCGCCAAACTGTGA